A region of Rhodoferax potami DNA encodes the following proteins:
- a CDS encoding Do family serine endopeptidase produces MTHDARLSPATSAAAPHSVPTLPRQYHRLTRLAALLCASACVWASAQAQTAPAPLAPAAPTSAIRSLGTPDFAQIVQRYGPAVVNISTSGTRLVTADGKDGAGNTKGADNDDPTQLFLRRFQEQFGASGASMQIPVNAKGSGFIVSADGLVLTNAHVIAHASEVTVKLTDRREFKAKVLGSDAKTDVAVLKIEAAGLPVVAIGQPANLSVGEWVLAIGSPFGLDNTVTTGVVSAKGRTLPDDYTVPFIQTDAAVNPGNSGGPLFNAAGEVVGINSQIYTRSGGYQGLSFAIPIDLAQSVARQIVATGQASHGVLGVSVQEVTQALADAFKLPRPMGALISDVRPDSAAAKAGLQFGDVIVAVDGHPIQSGSDLPLWIAMAVPGQQVVVDALRGGRAVQARATMDDPAQRAAAPTKGQSQVPLIPQLGVAVRPLLPVELRAADARHGLMIEAVQPDAGKAGLTPGDILLAINEVPVTSVEQARALLAQTQGLVALLVQHEGEKNYLAVTVKPAG; encoded by the coding sequence ATGACCCATGATGCCCGCTTATCACCCGCCACCTCGGCCGCTGCGCCCCACTCTGTGCCCACGCTGCCACGCCAGTACCACCGCCTCACGCGGCTGGCCGCATTGCTGTGCGCAAGCGCCTGTGTGTGGGCCAGTGCCCAGGCACAAACGGCCCCCGCACCGCTCGCGCCAGCTGCCCCGACCAGCGCCATTCGCAGCCTGGGTACCCCGGACTTTGCCCAGATCGTGCAGCGCTACGGCCCGGCGGTCGTCAACATCAGCACCAGCGGCACCCGGCTGGTCACCGCAGACGGCAAAGACGGGGCGGGCAACACCAAAGGCGCCGACAACGACGACCCGACCCAGCTGTTTTTACGCAGATTTCAGGAGCAATTCGGTGCCAGCGGCGCGAGCATGCAGATTCCGGTGAATGCCAAAGGCTCGGGCTTTATCGTGAGCGCTGACGGGCTGGTGTTGACCAACGCCCATGTGATTGCCCACGCCAGCGAGGTCACCGTGAAGCTGACCGACCGGCGCGAATTCAAGGCCAAAGTCTTGGGCAGCGATGCCAAGACCGATGTGGCTGTGCTCAAAATTGAAGCGGCAGGCCTTCCGGTGGTTGCCATCGGCCAACCCGCCAACCTCAGCGTGGGCGAATGGGTGCTGGCGATTGGCTCGCCCTTCGGGCTGGACAACACAGTCACCACCGGCGTGGTGAGCGCCAAAGGCCGCACCTTGCCCGACGACTACACCGTGCCTTTCATTCAGACCGATGCGGCCGTCAACCCCGGTAACTCGGGCGGCCCGCTGTTCAACGCCGCAGGCGAGGTGGTGGGCATTAACTCGCAGATCTACACCCGCAGCGGCGGCTACCAGGGCCTGAGCTTTGCCATCCCGATCGACCTGGCGCAATCGGTGGCGCGGCAGATTGTGGCCACGGGCCAGGCCTCGCACGGGGTGCTGGGCGTCTCAGTGCAAGAGGTCACCCAAGCGCTAGCCGATGCCTTCAAGCTGCCACGTCCCATGGGCGCCCTGATTTCAGACGTCCGCCCGGACAGTGCCGCTGCCAAAGCCGGCCTGCAGTTCGGCGATGTGATCGTGGCGGTGGATGGCCACCCCATCCAATCCGGCAGCGACCTGCCGCTGTGGATTGCTATGGCGGTGCCCGGCCAGCAAGTGGTGGTGGATGCCCTGCGTGGAGGCCGTGCTGTGCAGGCCCGCGCCACGATGGACGACCCCGCCCAGCGCGCAGCCGCCCCTACCAAAGGCCAGTCGCAAGTGCCCTTGATTCCCCAACTCGGCGTGGCGGTGCGCCCCTTGTTGCCGGTAGAGCTGCGCGCGGCGGATGCCCGTCACGGCCTGATGATTGAAGCCGTCCAACCCGATGCCGGCAAAGCTGGCCTCACCCCCGGCGACATCCTGCTCGCTATCAACGAAGTGCCGGTGACCTCGGTAGAGCAAGCCCGCGCCTTACTGGCCCAGACCCAAGGTTTGGTCGCCCTGCTGGTGCAACACGAGGGCGAGAAAAACTACCTCGCGGTGACGGTCAAGCCGGCGGGCTAG
- a CDS encoding bifunctional hydroxymethylpyrimidine kinase/phosphomethylpyrimidine kinase, whose protein sequence is MRARSTFGTEFARAPAGQRPVVWSIAGADSGAGAGLQADLKALQAFGVHGCTAVAAITAQNSVAVTRVEPVSAELLDAQLAALAQDMLPQSIKTGLLGSVDNLRVVCRWVDRLRAEGHAVALVVDPVLGSTTGTHFVDEALLDAYCRQLLPRATLITPNRAEALRLLHGGEPGHPLQAAAAPALAQALQALQARWRMGTREWAPSDATVVQDCFSVVITGGDEGQADGLACDWLQSPQATGWLSLPRVSTAHHHGTGCTFASTAAAALASGYCVADAVVMAKMATTHALRHAYPAGQGAGPVNPQPDFAQHIANLPAFTLLGATAPVVDNAAPPFAALSHPDLGVYAVVDSAAWVERVVAAGIRTVQLRIKDPADPTLAAHIQASVAVARTRPGTQLFINDHWQLALQHGAYGVHLGQEDLAQVDLQALQSAGVRLGLSTHSYWEVARAWALRPSYIACGPIFATQSKDMPWIPQGLDNLRYWSGVLPLPVVGIAGIDTGNVAEVAATGAASAAVISAITKAGDPEAACTALLSGWATSPPA, encoded by the coding sequence ATGAGGGCTAGAAGCACTTTTGGTACGGAATTCGCCCGCGCACCTGCCGGCCAACGTCCGGTGGTCTGGAGCATTGCAGGCGCCGACTCCGGCGCCGGTGCCGGCCTGCAGGCGGACCTGAAAGCCTTGCAGGCATTCGGCGTGCACGGCTGCACGGCGGTGGCCGCCATCACCGCACAAAACTCAGTGGCGGTCACCCGGGTGGAGCCGGTCAGCGCCGAGCTGCTGGATGCGCAACTGGCCGCACTCGCCCAAGACATGCTGCCGCAGTCCATCAAGACCGGCTTGCTCGGCAGTGTGGATAACCTGCGCGTGGTCTGCCGGTGGGTGGACCGGCTGCGTGCCGAAGGCCATGCGGTCGCCTTGGTGGTAGACCCTGTGTTGGGCTCCACCACGGGAACCCACTTTGTTGACGAAGCCTTACTCGACGCCTATTGCCGCCAGCTGTTGCCCCGCGCCACCTTGATCACCCCCAATCGCGCCGAGGCCTTGCGCTTACTCCACGGCGGCGAGCCGGGCCACCCCTTGCAGGCCGCGGCTGCGCCAGCGCTGGCGCAAGCCCTGCAAGCCCTGCAAGCCCGTTGGCGTATGGGCACGCGGGAGTGGGCGCCGTCTGATGCAACGGTGGTGCAGGACTGTTTTTCTGTGGTCATCACCGGCGGGGATGAGGGGCAGGCGGATGGCCTGGCCTGCGACTGGTTGCAAAGCCCCCAAGCCACGGGCTGGCTCAGCCTGCCTCGGGTGAGCACCGCCCACCATCACGGCACCGGCTGTACCTTTGCCTCCACCGCCGCGGCCGCCTTGGCCAGTGGCTACTGTGTTGCGGATGCGGTCGTCATGGCCAAAATGGCCACCACCCATGCGCTTCGCCATGCGTATCCGGCCGGGCAGGGCGCCGGCCCGGTGAACCCGCAGCCGGACTTTGCGCAGCACATCGCCAACTTGCCTGCATTCACTCTGCTCGGTGCGACCGCGCCGGTGGTGGATAACGCAGCACCGCCTTTTGCGGCGCTCAGCCATCCGGATCTCGGCGTGTACGCGGTGGTGGACAGCGCCGCTTGGGTCGAGCGGGTGGTGGCAGCTGGCATCCGCACCGTGCAACTTCGCATAAAAGACCCTGCCGACCCCACACTTGCGGCGCACATCCAGGCGTCGGTGGCGGTGGCCCGCACTAGGCCCGGCACCCAACTCTTCATCAACGACCACTGGCAACTCGCGCTGCAGCATGGTGCTTATGGGGTGCATCTGGGTCAGGAAGACCTGGCCCAGGTGGACCTGCAGGCCCTGCAAAGCGCCGGAGTGCGCCTCGGCCTCAGCACCCACAGCTACTGGGAAGTCGCCCGCGCATGGGCGCTGCGGCCGAGCTATATCGCCTGCGGCCCCATTTTTGCCACGCAAAGCAAAGACATGCCGTGGATCCCCCAGGGCTTGGACAACCTTCGGTACTGGTCCGGTGTGTTGCCTTTGCCGGTGGTGGGTATTGCGGGCATTGATACGGGCAATGTGGCAGAGGTGGCTGCCACAGGTGCAGCCAGTGCCGCGGTGATTTCGGCCATCACGAAGGCAGGCGACCCGGAGGCGGCCTGCACCGCTTTGCTGTCCGGCTGGGCGACTAGCCCGCCGGCTTGA
- a CDS encoding thiazole synthase, with translation MTTHTIDEAAEQSTAEQKLDGLERSTATQSGLAAVCSAQVKEEPAKRAGDTEQSTLPPSHPPEANEWQIGGRTLTSRFFLGTAAYPSPQVLQDAIQASGAQVVTMGLRRQLAHGAEAGDFFALIKATGAHLLPNTAGCHTAREAITLAHMARELFDTPWIKLEVVGDAHTLQPDPFELLAAATQLVKDGFEVFPYCMDDLVSCQRLLDAGCNILMPWGAPIGSGQGLVNPGALRTLRARLPGVPLIVDAGIGSPADAVQAMELGLDAVLLNSAVAHAVDPVRMARAFKLGIESGRLAYEAGVMPRQDMAVASTPVAGHPILL, from the coding sequence ATGACTACACACACAATAGACGAAGCGGCTGAGCAAAGTACTGCCGAGCAAAAGTTGGATGGACTCGAACGCTCAACCGCCACACAAAGTGGCTTGGCGGCAGTGTGTTCTGCGCAGGTCAAGGAGGAGCCCGCAAAGCGGGCGGGGGACACGGAGCAGAGCACACTGCCGCCAAGTCACCCCCCAGAAGCCAACGAATGGCAAATAGGCGGCAGAACCCTCACCAGCCGCTTCTTCCTGGGCACCGCAGCCTACCCCTCCCCCCAAGTTCTGCAAGACGCCATCCAAGCCTCCGGCGCCCAAGTCGTCACCATGGGCCTGCGCCGCCAGCTCGCTCACGGGGCAGAGGCGGGCGACTTCTTCGCCCTCATCAAAGCCACGGGCGCCCACCTGCTTCCCAACACCGCCGGCTGCCACACCGCCCGCGAAGCCATCACCTTGGCCCACATGGCCCGCGAACTGTTTGACACACCGTGGATCAAGCTGGAAGTCGTGGGCGACGCCCACACCCTGCAGCCCGACCCCTTCGAGCTGCTGGCCGCAGCTACGCAACTTGTGAAAGACGGCTTTGAAGTGTTCCCGTATTGCATGGACGACTTGGTGAGCTGCCAGCGCCTGCTGGACGCCGGCTGCAACATCCTCATGCCCTGGGGCGCGCCCATAGGTTCGGGCCAGGGGCTGGTCAATCCCGGCGCGCTGCGCACCCTGCGGGCCCGCCTGCCCGGCGTGCCCCTCATCGTGGATGCCGGCATCGGCTCGCCGGCAGATGCGGTCCAGGCCATGGAGCTGGGGCTGGACGCGGTGCTGCTCAACAGCGCGGTAGCCCATGCGGTAGACCCGGTGCGCATGGCCCGGGCGTTCAAGCTCGGTATCGAGTCTGGTCGCCTGGCGTATGAGGCCGGCGTCATGCCCCGCCAGGACATGGCGGTGGCGTCTACCCCCGTCGCAGGTCACCCCATTCTGTTGTGA
- the thiS gene encoding sulfur carrier protein ThiS, whose protein sequence is MTTTDTEPTTITITVNGTPESTSARTLQAWVDARGVLPAALATAVNGNFVPRSQRARQLLAEGDTILTFQPIEGG, encoded by the coding sequence ATGACCACCACAGACACCGAGCCAACGACCATCACCATCACGGTGAATGGCACCCCGGAATCCACAAGCGCCCGAACCCTACAAGCCTGGGTAGACGCACGCGGAGTGCTGCCGGCGGCGCTAGCCACCGCCGTCAACGGCAACTTCGTACCCCGCAGCCAGCGCGCCCGGCAGCTGCTGGCAGAGGGCGACACCATCCTCACCTTTCAACCCATCGAAGGCGGTTGA
- a CDS encoding FAD-dependent oxidoreductase, whose translation MALRIGIAGAGVLGRLLAFTLSRADHDVQVFDPASGPGPRAESGSQAAGWTAAGMLSPVAELERAGAEVFTLGVRSCQLWPQTVLALSEPVALQMQGSLLLAHRSDAGAAQRVVGLLQAKADAPYQPQSLTMDALRALEPGIQGPALAWLLPSEGQIHPVQALQALAAKASVQGVQWHWGSTVTAVDAGAIHAGGAQHRFDHVFDVRGVGSKPALPVRGVRGEVFWLHAPGVPMHRPVRLLHPRHSIYMVPRPGDVIVVGASEIESEDRSPVSLRSTLELLSAAHSVMPALAEARVVHTETNLRPALPDNLPAIRHSARKTEINGLFRHGWLIAPALVEQALQELKL comes from the coding sequence ATGGCGCTGCGCATAGGCATTGCCGGCGCCGGTGTGCTCGGGCGGCTGCTGGCGTTCACGCTCAGCCGCGCGGACCACGACGTGCAGGTGTTTGACCCTGCATCGGGCCCTGGCCCGCGTGCGGAGTCCGGCTCGCAGGCTGCAGGCTGGACCGCAGCTGGCATGCTCAGCCCTGTGGCTGAGCTGGAGCGCGCGGGCGCTGAGGTGTTTACGCTGGGCGTGCGCTCCTGCCAGCTCTGGCCGCAGACTGTGCTGGCGCTGTCTGAGCCGGTAGCCCTGCAGATGCAGGGCAGCCTGCTGCTGGCGCACCGCAGCGATGCCGGTGCGGCCCAGCGCGTTGTCGGACTCTTGCAAGCCAAGGCCGATGCGCCGTACCAGCCGCAGTCTTTAACGATGGATGCACTGCGCGCGCTGGAGCCCGGTATCCAAGGCCCGGCGCTGGCCTGGCTGCTGCCCAGTGAGGGGCAGATCCACCCCGTGCAGGCGCTGCAGGCACTGGCCGCAAAAGCCTCGGTGCAAGGTGTGCAGTGGCATTGGGGTAGCACCGTCACGGCGGTGGACGCAGGCGCGATCCATGCCGGCGGAGCACAACATCGCTTCGACCATGTGTTCGACGTACGTGGCGTGGGCTCCAAGCCTGCGCTGCCGGTGCGCGGAGTGCGAGGCGAGGTGTTCTGGCTGCACGCGCCCGGTGTGCCGATGCACCGCCCGGTGCGCCTGCTGCACCCGCGCCACTCGATCTACATGGTGCCGCGCCCCGGGGATGTGATCGTGGTGGGTGCGAGCGAGATCGAAAGCGAAGACCGCTCGCCCGTGTCCCTGCGTAGCACGCTGGAGCTGTTGAGTGCCGCGCACAGCGTCATGCCCGCACTCGCCGAAGCGCGCGTGGTGCACACCGAGACGAACCTGCGCCCCGCGTTGCCCGACAACCTGCCGGCCATCCGCCACAGCGCACGCAAAACCGAAATCAACGGCCTCTTCCGCCACGGCTGGCTCATCGCCCCGGCGCTGGTGGAGCAGGCATTGCAAGAGCTCAAGCTATGA
- the thiC gene encoding phosphomethylpyrimidine synthase ThiC, with amino-acid sequence MNAPDKLAQFIRLTREPLPASTKRYLQGSRPDIQVPLREIMQSNGEAITVYDTSGPYTDPRAHIDVRSGLPLVREQWIAGRGDTELYEGRKPFALDDGLKNGETDALAALRAQAAGLQRQPRRAKSGANVTQMHYARKGIITPEMEYVALRENQNLEWQAQYLGNAAREKRLAGNSFGASIPKVVTPEFVRDEVARGRAIIPANINHTELEPMAIGRNFLVKINANIGNSAVTSSIEEEVEKLVWSIRWGADTVMDLSTGKNIHTTRDWIVRNSPVPIGTVPIYQALEKVGGIAEDLTWEIFRDTLIEQAEQGVDYFTVHAGVRLPFIHLTANRVTGIVSRGGSIMAKWCIAHHKENFLYTHFDEMTEIMRAYDVSYSLGDGLRPGSGADANDEAQFAELHTLGELTHKAWQQDVQVMIEGPGHVPMHMVQANMTEQLKHCGEAPFYTLGPLTTDIAPGYDHITSGIGAAMIGWFGTAMLCYVTPKEHLGLPDREDVKTGIITYKVAAHVADVAKGHPGVRARDDALSKARFEFRWMDQFNLSLDPDTAKQFHDETLPAEGAKVAHFCSMCGPKFCSMKITQEVRDYAKNLGVSEEQALQSGMDVMSGEFKKVGGEIYIPINPVPAQADDTKA; translated from the coding sequence GTGAACGCACCCGACAAGCTTGCTCAGTTCATCCGCCTCACGCGCGAACCGCTTCCCGCTTCCACCAAACGCTATCTGCAAGGCAGCCGGCCTGACATCCAGGTGCCGCTGCGCGAAATCATGCAGAGCAATGGCGAGGCCATCACGGTGTATGACACCTCCGGCCCCTACACCGACCCGCGTGCCCACATCGACGTGCGCTCCGGTTTGCCTCTGGTGCGCGAGCAGTGGATTGCCGGTCGCGGTGATACCGAGTTGTACGAAGGCCGCAAGCCCTTTGCGCTGGACGACGGCCTCAAGAATGGCGAGACCGATGCCCTGGCCGCGCTGCGCGCCCAAGCCGCCGGTCTGCAGCGCCAACCCCGCCGGGCCAAGAGTGGCGCCAACGTCACGCAAATGCACTACGCCCGCAAAGGCATCATCACCCCCGAGATGGAATACGTCGCTCTGCGCGAGAACCAAAACCTCGAGTGGCAAGCCCAGTACCTCGGCAACGCGGCCCGCGAGAAGCGCCTTGCCGGCAACAGCTTTGGTGCGAGCATCCCCAAGGTCGTGACGCCCGAGTTCGTGCGCGATGAAGTGGCCCGCGGCCGCGCCATCATCCCCGCCAACATCAACCACACCGAGCTGGAGCCCATGGCCATTGGGCGCAACTTTCTGGTGAAGATTAACGCCAACATCGGCAACTCGGCAGTGACGTCCAGCATCGAAGAAGAGGTGGAAAAACTTGTCTGGTCCATACGCTGGGGGGCCGACACGGTGATGGATTTGTCCACCGGCAAAAACATCCACACCACACGCGACTGGATCGTGCGCAACAGCCCGGTGCCTATCGGCACCGTGCCGATTTACCAGGCGCTGGAAAAGGTGGGCGGCATTGCCGAAGACCTGACCTGGGAGATCTTTCGGGACACATTGATTGAGCAAGCCGAGCAGGGCGTGGACTATTTCACCGTGCACGCGGGCGTGCGCCTGCCCTTCATTCACCTCACCGCCAACCGGGTGACGGGCATCGTCTCGCGCGGCGGCTCCATCATGGCGAAGTGGTGCATTGCGCACCACAAAGAAAACTTTTTGTACACGCACTTCGACGAGATGACGGAGATCATGCGCGCGTACGACGTGAGCTATTCGCTGGGCGATGGCTTGCGCCCCGGCAGCGGTGCTGATGCGAATGACGAAGCCCAATTTGCCGAGCTGCACACCCTGGGCGAGCTCACACACAAGGCCTGGCAGCAAGACGTGCAGGTCATGATCGAAGGCCCCGGCCACGTGCCGATGCACATGGTGCAGGCCAACATGACCGAGCAGCTCAAGCACTGCGGCGAAGCCCCGTTCTACACCCTCGGGCCGCTGACCACCGACATCGCGCCGGGCTACGACCACATCACCAGCGGCATTGGTGCCGCCATGATCGGCTGGTTCGGCACCGCCATGCTCTGCTACGTGACGCCGAAGGAACACCTGGGTTTGCCCGACCGCGAGGACGTGAAGACCGGCATCATCACCTACAAGGTCGCCGCCCACGTGGCCGATGTAGCCAAGGGTCACCCGGGAGTGCGGGCGCGGGACGATGCGTTGTCCAAAGCGCGCTTCGAGTTCCGCTGGATGGACCAGTTCAACCTCTCGCTGGACCCCGACACCGCCAAGCAGTTCCACGACGAAACCCTGCCCGCTGAGGGTGCCAAAGTGGCGCATTTCTGCTCCATGTGCGGCCCCAAGTTCTGCTCCATGAAGATCACCCAGGAGGTGCGCGACTACGCCAAGAACCTGGGCGTGAGCGAGGAACAGGCGTTGCAATCGGGCATGGACGTGATGTCGGGCGAGTTCAAAAAGGTGGGCGGGGAAATCTACATCCCCATCAACCCGGTGCCGGCTCAAGCTGACGACACCAAGGCTTGA
- a CDS encoding CcdB family protein, which translates to MQYDVYPNPSPRMRDVYPYVLDVQSDLLKALATRMVVPLALTSLPASSLPRRLCPLLQVKGQSLMLVPFEAAPLDKRHLKSKVTSLRERADDIVAAMDAVLSGI; encoded by the coding sequence ATGCAGTACGACGTCTACCCCAACCCGAGCCCGCGCATGCGGGATGTGTATCCCTATGTGCTGGACGTGCAAAGCGATCTGCTTAAAGCACTGGCCACGCGTATGGTCGTGCCGCTGGCGTTGACCTCCTTACCCGCCTCCAGCCTGCCTAGGCGCTTGTGTCCCTTGCTGCAGGTCAAAGGCCAGAGCCTGATGTTGGTGCCCTTTGAAGCCGCCCCGTTGGACAAGCGGCATCTGAAGTCAAAAGTCACTAGCTTGCGTGAGCGCGCTGATGACATAGTTGCGGCAATGGACGCGGTACTCAGTGGCATTTAG
- a CDS encoding type II toxin-antitoxin system Phd/YefM family antitoxin, giving the protein MQVTATEAKNRFGYVCAQAKAEPVFVEKDGRIDSVILSLQDFEALKAASQPKTLAERQKAFNQTHKAWIDEQNARFEKNGLWCDDLRVW; this is encoded by the coding sequence ATGCAAGTCACCGCCACAGAAGCCAAAAACCGTTTCGGCTACGTCTGCGCACAAGCGAAAGCGGAGCCCGTTTTCGTTGAAAAAGATGGCCGCATTGACAGTGTGATCTTGTCATTGCAAGACTTTGAAGCGCTGAAAGCGGCCAGCCAACCCAAGACCTTGGCGGAGCGCCAAAAGGCCTTCAATCAAACGCACAAGGCATGGATAGACGAGCAAAACGCCCGCTTTGAAAAGAACGGGCTCTGGTGTGATGATCTGCGAGTTTGGTGA
- the aceK gene encoding bifunctional isocitrate dehydrogenase kinase/phosphatase, whose amino-acid sequence MFPTRLDSSVAYDIARALLDGFNRHYQLFRTESARAKHRFETRDWHGQQRAQRERIEFYGLRVQECSRRLEREFKAGEQGAEVWQQIKLHYIGLLVNHHQPELAETFFNSVTTKILHRSYFQNDFIFVRPAVSTEYIENLDAPGARYQPTYRCYYPTVDDVQAQLVRMVQDFDLRVPFEDLERDARSVLAVMTRQLGEAKLLANFQVQVLSSLFFRNKGGYIIGKLINGYTEAGFALPVLHSKDGQLRIDAALFGEDDLLRLFSFARAYFMVDMEIPSAYVQFLRSMMPRKPRNEIYNALGLAKQGKTLFYRDFLHHLQHSSDKFRIAAGIKGMVMLVFDLPSYPYVFKVIKDYFPHQKETTREQVRAKYQLVKQHDRVGRMADTLDYGDVAFPRERFSDELIAELQQFAPSQLEISDRDGDGRTEVILKHVYIERRMIPLNMYLQEAFYAGGADPDNHSPAALRARHQIERSVIDYGYAIKDMVAANIFPGDMLWKNFGITRNNKVVFYDYDEIEYLTDCNFRKVPEPRNEEEEMSGEVWYAVGPRDVFPETFAPFLLGNPLVRDIFMQYHANLLDPAFWQTQKERIAAGYVHDVYPYEKDKRFARS is encoded by the coding sequence ATGTTTCCTACCCGGCTTGATTCCTCGGTTGCTTACGACATTGCGCGGGCGCTGCTCGACGGCTTTAACCGCCACTACCAACTCTTCCGCACCGAGAGTGCGCGGGCCAAGCACCGGTTTGAAACGCGCGACTGGCATGGCCAGCAGCGCGCGCAGCGCGAGCGCATCGAGTTTTACGGCTTGCGGGTGCAAGAGTGTTCGCGCCGGCTGGAGCGCGAGTTCAAGGCCGGCGAGCAGGGCGCCGAGGTATGGCAGCAGATCAAGCTGCACTACATTGGCCTATTGGTGAACCACCATCAGCCGGAATTGGCCGAGACCTTTTTCAACTCGGTGACCACCAAAATCCTGCACCGCAGTTACTTCCAGAACGATTTCATTTTCGTGCGGCCTGCCGTCAGCACCGAGTACATCGAGAACCTCGATGCGCCGGGCGCCCGCTACCAGCCCACCTACCGCTGCTACTACCCCACGGTGGATGACGTGCAGGCGCAGCTGGTGCGCATGGTGCAAGACTTTGACCTGCGGGTGCCGTTTGAAGATCTGGAGCGCGATGCCCGCAGCGTGTTGGCGGTGATGACCCGGCAGTTGGGCGAGGCCAAGCTGCTGGCTAACTTTCAGGTGCAGGTGCTCTCCAGCTTGTTCTTTCGCAACAAGGGCGGCTACATCATCGGCAAGCTGATCAACGGCTACACCGAAGCCGGTTTTGCACTGCCAGTGCTGCACAGCAAAGACGGCCAGCTGCGTATCGATGCGGCGCTGTTCGGGGAGGATGACCTGCTGCGCCTTTTCAGCTTTGCGCGGGCCTACTTCATGGTGGACATGGAGATCCCCAGCGCCTATGTGCAGTTTTTGCGCAGCATGATGCCGCGCAAACCCCGCAACGAAATTTACAACGCGCTGGGGCTGGCCAAGCAGGGCAAGACCCTGTTCTACCGCGACTTTCTGCACCACCTGCAGCACAGCAGCGACAAGTTTCGCATCGCGGCCGGCATCAAGGGCATGGTGATGCTGGTGTTTGACCTGCCCAGCTATCCCTATGTGTTCAAGGTCATCAAAGACTACTTTCCGCACCAGAAAGAAACCACCCGCGAGCAGGTGCGGGCCAAGTACCAGTTGGTCAAGCAGCACGACCGCGTGGGCCGCATGGCCGATACGCTGGACTACGGCGATGTGGCCTTTCCGCGTGAGCGTTTCAGCGATGAGCTGATCGCCGAGCTGCAGCAGTTTGCGCCCAGCCAACTGGAGATCAGCGACCGCGATGGCGATGGCCGTACCGAGGTCATCCTCAAGCACGTCTACATCGAGCGCCGCATGATCCCGCTCAACATGTACCTGCAAGAAGCCTTTTATGCAGGCGGCGCGGACCCGGACAACCACAGCCCTGCGGCCTTGCGGGCTCGGCACCAGATTGAGCGCTCCGTGATCGACTACGGCTACGCCATCAAAGACATGGTGGCCGCCAACATCTTCCCCGGTGACATGCTCTGGAAGAACTTCGGCATCACCCGCAACAACAAGGTCGTGTTCTACGACTACGACGAAATCGAGTACCTCACCGACTGCAACTTCCGCAAAGTGCCCGAGCCACGCAACGAGGAAGAAGAAATGTCCGGCGAGGTTTGGTACGCCGTAGGCCCGCGCGATGTGTTCCCTGAGACGTTTGCACCGTTTTTGCTGGGTAATCCGCTGGTGCGCGACATCTTCATGCAATACCACGCCAACCTGCTAGACCCCGCCTTCTGGCAGACACAGAAAGAGCGGATTGCGGCGGGGTACGTGCACGATGTGTACCCGTATGAGAAAGACAAGCGGTTCGCCCGGAGTTGA
- the can gene encoding carbonate dehydratase, translating to MTDKLNDLFSRNRAWAAEMERTRPGFFTGLANQQKPKYMWIGCSDSRVPANEIIGLAPGEIFVHRNVANVVVHSDLNALSTIQFAVERLKVKHVMVVGHYGCSGVQAALEGARIGLADNWLRHIQDVRDRHRDILDAIPDHGKAAALCELNVIEQVINVAQSTVLQDAWAAGQEVTLHGWVYGVHDGLVQDLHMTVGREDNLDALYREAISGVRLMPRHPR from the coding sequence ATGACAGACAAACTCAACGACCTTTTCTCTCGCAACCGCGCATGGGCCGCCGAGATGGAGCGCACCCGCCCCGGCTTTTTCACCGGGCTGGCCAACCAGCAAAAGCCCAAGTACATGTGGATCGGCTGCTCGGACAGCCGGGTGCCCGCCAACGAAATCATCGGTTTGGCACCGGGTGAAATTTTTGTGCACCGTAACGTGGCCAACGTGGTGGTGCACTCGGATCTGAATGCGCTGTCCACGATTCAGTTTGCGGTAGAGCGGCTCAAGGTCAAGCATGTGATGGTCGTGGGCCACTACGGCTGCTCAGGCGTGCAAGCGGCACTAGAAGGTGCCCGCATCGGCTTGGCCGACAACTGGCTGCGCCATATTCAAGACGTGCGGGACCGCCACCGCGATATCCTGGACGCCATTCCCGACCACGGCAAAGCCGCCGCCTTGTGCGAGCTCAATGTGATCGAACAGGTGATCAACGTCGCACAAAGCACCGTGCTGCAAGACGCCTGGGCCGCAGGGCAGGAAGTGACGCTGCATGGCTGGGTGTACGGCGTGCACGACGGCCTGGTGCAAGACCTGCACATGACGGTGGGCCGCGAGGACAACCTCGATGCGCTGTACCGGGAAGCGATTTCCGGCGTGCGGCTCATGCCCCGTCATCCCCGTTAA